The Tigriopus californicus strain San Diego chromosome 5, Tcal_SD_v2.1, whole genome shotgun sequence genome includes a region encoding these proteins:
- the LOC131880203 gene encoding mucin-2-like isoform X1, translated as MDQSACGYQFQYKCTNPVFPPSSMDVSAFITTAGDHKALLRFPPKSFVANPLEDGRFEFSFDEFLNMSPDIPEEFVFHYHVYQNGRLVSNITEVLKRGDDCQGMSTGSEMELITAEPSPVTVFQAAPSGQVPNMSAGITIRGGPLGIDFITFPPEEKYIPHNDEFYNDIEDLPQTNPPEETQNTRDRADQSSSHEPQVEIRTSTRIDVEAQTKGPENSVTVETFDKQPINENEIPETPMPKNSPELPGLTDITEIFAVTYGPADTIATLHTNGETDEPHKDEFQVPSTTPKSYITTTPSGTLYSSNLMPISEAIGLSSQPIEFPTQSPVSEIQSSDHESTTPMGTSTLASENSDTSRSSSLTNSQASLESTIKPKILELQTVMSNVPSMVPNFTDGPSEQQENSTDHQILDSHNSSVPSNQLNSVAPKYASSSSPALSVQQSTIVAATEVSGSPEDQSSTGPLPSAPLSSKVPTTQPLPGSPPSNPGPGSNPGGGGNWQMAQVWRSGKATLQPR; from the exons ATGGACCAGAGTGCTTGTGGCTACCAGTTCCAATACAAATGCACAAATCCGGTGTTTCCACCATCGTCAATGGACGTATCTGCCTTCATTACAACTGCGGGGGACCACAAGGCTCTTCTTCGATTCCCGCCCAAGTCATTCGTTGCCAATCCCCTCGAAGATGGACGCTTTGAGTTCAGCTTTGACGAGTTCCTAAACATGAGCCCGGATATTCCGGAGGAGTTTGTGTTCCACTATCACGTCTATCAAAACGGAAGACTCGTGTCTAATATTACAGAAGTGCTAAAGAGGGGAG ATGATTGTCAAGGCATGTCAACAGGATCGGAGATGGAACTCATCACCGCCGAACCAAGTCCAGTCACGGTTTTCCAAGCCGCTCCATCGGGACAAGTGCCCAACATGAGTGCAGGAATAACAATTAGAGGCGGACCCCTTGGGATAGATTTTATCACCTTCCCCCCGGAAGAGAAGTACATTCCTCACAATGACGAATTTTATAACGATATCGAGGATTTGCCACAAACTAACCCGCCGGAAGAAACTCAAAATACAAGGGATCGAGCTGATCAATCATCTAGCCATGAGCCTCAAGTTGAGATAAGAACAAGTACTAGAATCGACGTGGAAGCACAAACAAAGGGCCCGGAAAATTCGGTAACTGTTGAGACGTTTGACAAGCAACCAATTAACGAAAACGAAATACCTGAGACACCTATGCCCAAAAATTCCCCAGAGTTACCAGGGTTGACGGATATAACTGAAATTTTTGCTGTGACTTATGGCCCTGCTGATACAATTGCAACCCTTCACACTAATGGCGAAACAGATGAGCCTCATAAGGACGAATTTCAGGTGCCATCGACTACACCCAAAAGTTACATTACAACAACACCTTCGGGCACTCTTTATAGCTCAAACCTAATGCCAATCTCAGAAGCCATCGGACTATCATCACAACCAATCGAGTTCCCCACTCAAAGTCCCGTCTCTGAAATTCAGTCTTCAGACCATGAATCCACAACACCTATGGGGACGTCAACCTTGGCTTCCGAAAATTCAGACACATCAAGGTCTTCCAGCCTAACGAACTCTCAAGCATCTTTGGAATCGACCATTAAACCCAAAATTTTGGAGCTACAGACTGTCATGTCCAATGTTCCGTCCATGGTTCCTAATTTCACGGATGGTCCTTCAGAACAACAAGAAAACTCCACTGACCATCAAATCTTGGATTCCCATAACTCTTCTGTGCCATCAAACCAACTCAATTCCGTTGCTCCTAAATATGCTAGTTCGTCTTCTCCAGCTCTTTCAGTACAACAATCCACGATAGTCGCCGCAACAGAAGTGTCTGGGTCTCCCGAGGATCAGTCCTCGACAGGTCCATTGCCCTCTG CCCCATTATCATCTAAAGTACCCACCACCCAACCGCTCCCTGGGTCTCCACCATCCAATCCTGGTCCAGGTTCCAATCCCGGCGGCGGTGGCAATTGGCAGATGGCACAAGTTTGGAGAAGCGGAAAAGCTACCCTTCAACCCCGATGA
- the LOC131881429 gene encoding uncharacterized protein LOC131881429, whose translation MPSSGGANADCLELYKESKKFLVQVQKTVSKLESGLLDLINTKSRQEALLSPTNVGKLKALHDIEPFMESVQGSLSKINDLELSFFDIARDEKSCRKTYFFRVRYIVTSLERQKLTLLYLLQQYVLSMLNLVSARQVDMAQAGSDWLYVLQSADNFNKLLVDNGMDFGESPLKNTLIHSHFNKDAHIHENFFPSYPMHLKQFTTSKILQTVASQRSWFAATEVTRSIVMGLDKRQLEMASNDVSWLNVPQQSSTTEKADPSLDIPPVLQMAVHGAKNKDGNGNKRKNRNNNLLNGDSPTSDYHSQNGGHQNHFQIIEDFVSHEENFLGHFFQTLAQVPGLLGKNVLKFAKAGEGIMGERIHRTARVKMSEYYHDLLWTSVGSLAEKILLWSDIQDIIYVPFGLQDVRICLGLSNLLQDNLYAKFGDGYPPIVFPCIHLLVESLNLHCISASWDMQFMGCLSESSRSKTVALTVPTTRSGTLVSKTGKLFYDTLKSIVRLNNRTHPDMIRDFVEHGSFDPEEFPFQEEISVLRRLSATLFCLRNWANSRAHSTLHTWQVQDFLLITQCDLLNMEDCFGILQMESHERNAHTRSINIQLFTHVQKLVCDEIHECQSSIRALPKENQGRLSEVCRTYSLATLQNIFPSERHWRQTGPLANKSSNYVNNFIERVLSPVFKSLEFMKIEIQQTIARLTVKSFCEAWLEHIKSSRIKFSDCGAHQISLDFQGLRTWIVANPYLKEDSRRYVLLLDSIRQCEGVAKLLQSKPGEVVDVKSTKNRVTPISENGTVNNNHHANHTQRQLSPVNQILDSIPAELYVPNQQQWVKLKTGTKLSLPFCCR comes from the exons ATGCCGTCATCCGGAGGAGCCAATGCCGACTGTCTGGAACTGTACAAGGAGTCAAAGAAGTTTCTCGTTCAAGTGCAGAAGACCGTCTCCAAACTCGAGTCCGGATTACTCGACCTCATCAATACAAAAAGCCGCCAGGAGGCACTTTTGTCGCCCACCAATGTAGGCAAGCTCAAGGCTCTCCATGACATTGAGCCTTTCATGGAGAGTGTCCAGGGCTCCTTGAGCAAGATCAATGATCTCGAATTGAGCTTCTTTGACATCGCGCGGGATGAGAAGTCCTGCCGGAAGACCTACTTCTTTCGTGTGAGATACATCGTGACTAGCCTGGAGCGACAAAAACTGACGCTTCTGTATCTCCTCCAGCAATACGTGCTCTCTATGCTGAATCTGGTGTCAGCTCGACAAGTCGACATGGCCCAAGCGGGTTCGGATTGGCTCTACGTCCTTCAAAGTGCCGACAACTTCAATAAGTTGTTAGTCGATAACGGAATGGACTTTGGTGAATCCCCCTTGAAGAACACCCTGATTCACTCCCATTTCAATAAAGATGCTCACATCCATGAGAACTTCTTCCCCTCGTATCCAATGCACTTGAAGCAGTTCACCACGAGCAAAATCCTGCAAACAGTGGCCTCCCAAAGGTCTTGGTTTGCGGCCACGGAAGTGACGCGAAGCATTGTGATGGGTTTGGACAAACGTCAACTGGAAATGGCCTCTAATGATGTGAGCTGGTTGAACGTGCCTCAGCAATCTTCGACGACGGAAAAGGCGGATCCGAGCTTAGATATCCCACCCGTTCTACAGATGGCCGTGCATGGGGCCAAGAATAAGGATGGAAATGGGAACAAGCGGAAAAATCGGAATAATAATCTCCTCAATGGGGACTCACCCACCTCAGATTATCATAGCCAAAACGGTGGTCATCAAAACcactttcaaatcattgaagaCTTTGTGTCGCACGAGGAGAACTTCCTCGGCCACTTCTTTCAAACTTTAGCCCAG GTTCCTGGCCTGCTAGGgaaaaatgtgctcaaatttgccaaagcgGGTGAGGGAATCATGGGTGAGCGCATCCATCGGACTGCGCGAGTGAAAATGTCAGAATACTATCACGACCTTCTGTGGACCTCAGTTGGGTCCCTGGCTGAAAAGATTCTCCTGTGGTCGGACATTCAAGATATCATCTACGTTCCATTTGGTCTCCAGGATGTCAGAATCTGTCTTGGTCTTTCCAATCTTCTCCAGGATAACCTCTACGCCAAATTTGGAG ATGGTTATCCACCCATTGTCTTCCCTTGCATTCACCTTCTGGTAGAGAGCCTTAACCTTCATTGTATATCCGCCTCTTGGGACATGCAATTTATGGGTTGTCTATCGGAGTCCTCCAGAAGCAAGACTGTGGCCTTGACCGTTCCTACGACAAGAAGTGGAACCCTGGTTTCCAAAACTGGGAAACTCTTCTACGATACACTGAAG tcaATTGTTCGCTTGAACAACCGAACGCACCCTGACATGATTCGAGACTTTGTGGAACATGGTTCATTCGATCCCGAGGAATTCCCGTTCCAAGAAGAGATTAGCGTGTTGAGGAGGCTTTCGGCCACCCTATTTTGTTTGCGGAATTGGGCCAATTCTCGGGCACACTCCACTCTTCACACTTGGCAGGTCCAGGATTTCCTTTTGATCACCCAATGTGATTTACTGAACATGGAAGACTGCTTTGGGATTCTTCAG ATGGAATCGCATGAGAGAAATGCCCACACGAGGTCGATCAACATCCAGCTCTTTACCCAcgttcaaaaacttgtttgcGATGAGATCCACGAGTGCCAAAGCTCTATTCGA GCACTTCCAAAGGAGAATCAAGGAAGGTTGTCTGAAGTGTGCAGGACATACTCATTGGCCACcctgcaaaatattttcccttCGGAGAGACATTGGCGACAAACTGGACCCTTGGCCAACAAGTCTTCCAACTATGTCAATAATTTCATTG AACGCGTTCTATCACCAGTCTTTAAATCCTTAGAGTTTATGAAAATTGAGATCCAGCAAACGATTGCTCGACTCACGGTGAAATCCTTTTGCGAAGCTTGGCTAGAACACATCAAATCCAGTCGAATCAAGTTTAG TGATTGCGGAGCACATCAAATAAGTCTCGACTTTCAAGGCCTGAGAACTTGGATTGTGGCCAATCCTTACCTGAAAGAGGATTCTCGGCGATATGTGCTTCTCCTCGATTCCATCCGACAATGTGAAGGCGTGGCGAAACTCCTCCAATCGAAACCAGGAGAAGTTGTTGATGTTAAATCGACCAAGAATAGAGTGACTCCCATATCTG AAAACGGAACGGTAAACAACAATCATCACGCCAACCACACTCAAAGGCAGTTATCTCCGGTGAACCAAATCCTCGATTCAATCCCAGCAGAGCTCTATGTTCCTAATCAGCAACAATGGGTGAAGCTCAAAACCGGAACGAAACTTTCTCTTCCATTCTGTTGTCGATAG
- the LOC131880735 gene encoding uncharacterized protein LOC131880735 gives MHRLTARSPVWPGVTQVWSQLIGRELQPCTCPASWSPTRLFSISTSPLRQLSDKDWVQSFLSQAVKKSPSVSSESMGHGEGAQRAQRRHRLFHDLNFEPDRHGRHHDRFSDRSSLHDQYSGFSDSMTEPDWRNMARPPPNFDFYQPAASVTHRSAEEIQSFRRENHIHVVQGQSHVPQPILQFDEGNFSPGILNVLSRQDFSTPMPIQSQGWPIALAGQDLVAIGQTGSGKTLGYLLPALMHIQHQSPLAARDGPIALVMAPTRELVNQIGQVAHAYCKGLQLQTTCLFGGASRSRQLRDLDRGCHLVVATPGRLLDFLSSHQTNLTRTSYVVLDEADRMLDMGFEPQIRQILDQVPPERQMLMWSATWPQGVQELATDFFQSDDHIHLNIGSTQLHANKNITQIVDVVTSQDKMPSFIDFMTNAREHDPHARILVFADTKRAVDMLQRILQNKRIRSHAIHGDKSQSDRDRAIQDFRSGRISTLIATNVAARGLDVDDVKCVFNFDLPTSIEDYVHRIGRTGRRDRSGVSYTLVTSDNINQVDELIQVLKEADQKVNPDLIELSHLKKQGRGLGKKSFRKSDGYSKPRGRKRY, from the coding sequence ATGCATCGACTCACAGCCCGGAGCCCGGTCTGGCCGGGTGTGACTCAAGTGTGGTCACAGTTGATTGGCCGAGAACTCCAACCCTGCACCTGTCCCGCCTCCTGGTCGCCCACACGCCTCTTCAGCATCTCAACTAGTCCGTTACGTCAGTTGAGCGACAAAGATTGGGTTCAGAGCTTCTTATCCCAAGCGGTCAAGAAGTCGCCGTCGGTCAGTTCAGAGTCCATGGGCCATGGAGAAGGTGCTCAGCGGGCTCAGCGAAGGCACCGATTATTCCACGATTTGAACTTTGAGCCAGACAGACATGGACGGCACCACGACCGATTTTCGGATCGTTCCTCCCTGCACGACCAGTATAGCGGCTTTAGCGACAGTATGACTGAACCCGATTGGCGGAATATGGCCCGCCCACCGCCCAATTTCGATTTCTATCAACCGGCTGCCAGTGTGACCCATCGAAGTGCGGAGGAAATCCAGTCGTTTCGGCGCGAGAATCACATTCATGTGGTCCAAGGCCAAAGCCATGTGCCTCAACCCATCCTGCAATTTGATGAGGGTAATTTTTCCCCCGGCATTTTGAACGTCTTATCGCGACAAGACTTTAGCACACCTATGCCCATTCAGTCCCAGGGTTGGCCAATTGCCTTGGCTGGCCAGGATCTGGTAGCCATTGGCCAAACGGGCAGTGGTAAAACATTAGGTTACCTGTTACCCGCACTCATGCACATCCAGCATCAATCGCCCTTGGCCGCCCGAGACGGTCCCATTGCCTTAGTTATGGCGCCTACCCGGGaattggtcaatcaaataggCCAAGTGGCGCACGCCTATTGCAAAGGCTTGCAATTGCAAACCACGTGTTTGTTTGGCGGTGCTTCGCGCAGCCGGCAGTTGCGGGATTTAGACCGCGGGTGCCATTTGGTCGTGGCCACGCCGGGTCGTCTTCTTGATTTCCTGTCCAGCCATCAGACCAACCTAACCCGCACCTCTTATGTGGTATTGGATGAGGCTGACCGTATGTTGGATATGGGTTTTGAGCCGCAGATCCGCCAGATCCTAGATCAAGTGCCACCTGAACGTCAGATGCTCATGTGGTCCGCCACGTGGCCCCAAGGGGTGCAGGAATTGGCCACAGATTTCTTTCAGAGCGATGATCACATTCACCTCAACATAGGGTCGACCCAACTGCATGCGAATAAGAATATCACCCAAATTGTGGATGTGGTGACGAGTCAAGACAAGATGCCCAGCTTTATAGACTTCATGACCAATGCTCGTGAGCACGATCCTCATGCCCGCATTCTGGTCTTTGCAGACACCAAACGTGCCGTCGATATGCTTCAACGGATCCTTCAGAACAAAAGGATTCGCAGTCATGCCATTCACGGCGATAAGAGTCAGTCGGATCGCGATCGAGCCATTCAAGACTTTCGGTCGGGGCGAATTTCCACCTTGATCGCCACCAATGTGGCGGCTCGAGGTTTGGATGTGGATGATGTCAAGTGCGTGTTTAACTTTGATCTTCCGACCTCCATTGAGGATTATGTGCACAGAATTGGCCGGACTGGCCGCAGAGACCGAAGTGGTGTGTCATACACATTGGTGACCTCCGACAACATCAACCAAGTGGACGAGCTCATCCAGGTGCTCAAGGAAGCCGACCAAAAAGTGAATCCAGATCTGATTGAGTTGAGTCACCTTAAAAAACAAGGCCGAGGATTGGGGAAGAAATCATTCCGAAAAAGCGACGGCTATTCCAAGCCCCGGGGGCGAAAACGTTACTGA
- the LOC131880203 gene encoding hepatic leukemia factor-like isoform X3: protein MNRGMGPQIDVPVGVAGGGSLDVPGITGAMHQPGWNGLTIKEILEKVDLFNITVDDGVDTKGSDKVLVTKNGVKQKEGKTVVNVNDPEAAYLGPKLWDKPVSLPPLDDTEFSIMNIDDFLNENNISLDADPIMGSTQSRENTPDKMSSSPLRSKMEAMEMNDSNMDDEDDDDDEDDDEDDEDRSEDRHDSLSDEPSEHDRKSLKRPAPKNLLPKSGENGFLYAESKRARAEREKEEKKRKYQMSIEFAPEDLALATIPGADFDPRRRAFSTEELRPQPIIRKRRKQYVPNDSKDGKYWEKRLKNNIAARRSREARRLKENQIALRAAFLEKENATLKAQIDEVNVENGRLQNEKKTLQEKLRQYEQGPQHF from the exons ATGAATCGGGGAATGGGTCCGCAGATCGATGTGCCCGTGGGCGTGGCGGGGGGCGGGAGCTTAGATGTACCGGGAATAACGGGGGCCATGCACCAACCCGGATGGAATGGATTGACGATCAAGGAGATTTTGGAGAAGGTGGACTTGTTCAATATCACCGTAGATGATGGCGTGGATACCAAAGGATCCGATAAAGTCCTGGTCACCAAAAATGGGGTCAAGCAAAag GAGGGCAAGACCGTGGTCAATGTCAATGATCCGGAGGCCGCTTACTTGGGTCCCAAGCTTTGGGACAAGCCCGTGTCTCTACCCCCTTTGGATGACACCGAGTTCTCCATAATGAATATTGACGACTTCCTCAATGAGAACAACATTAGTCTGGACGCGGATCCCATCATGGGCTCGACCCAGTCCCGTGAGAACACGCCCGATAAGATGTCCAGCTCGCCGTTGCGGTCCAAAATGGAAGCCATGGAGATGAACGATTCCAACATGgacgatgaagatgacgacgacgacgaggacgacgacgaggatgatgaagaTCGGAGCGAGGATCGTCACGATTCGCTCTCCGATGAGCCCAGTGAGCACGATCGCAAAAGTCTGAAACGACCCGCCCCCAAGAACCTCCTGCCCAAG TCGGGCGAAAATGGCTTCCTCTATGCTGAAAGCAAGCGTGCCCGCGCCGAGCgagaaaaggaagagaagaagcGCAAATACCAGATGAGCATCGAGTTCGCCCCCGAGGACTTGGCCCTGGCCACCATCCCCGGTGCCGATTTCGACCCGCGAAGACGAGCATTCTCCACCGAAGAACTCCGCCCACAACCGATCATCCGGAAGAGGAGGAAG CAATACGTGCCCAATGACAGTAAGGATGGCAAGTACTGGGAGAAGCGGCTCAAGAACAATATTGCCGCCCGACGATCCCGTGAGGCTCGGCGACTCAAAGAGAACCAGATCGCACTTCGAGCCGCTTTCTTGGAGAAGGAGAACGCCACGCTGAAGGCGCAAATTGACGAGGTCAATGTCGAAAATGGCCGCCTCcagaatgaaaagaagaccTTGCAAGAGAAGCTCAGACAGTATGAACAGGGACCCCAACACTTTTAG
- the LOC131880203 gene encoding mucin-2-like isoform X2 → MDQSACGYQFQYKCTNPVFPPSSMDVSAFITTAGDHKALLRFPPKSFVANPLEDGRFEFSFDEFLNMSPDIPEEFVFHYHVYQNGRLVSNITEVLKRGDDCQGMSTGSEMELITAEPSPVTVFQAAPSGQVPNMSAGITIRGGPLGIDFITFPPEEKYIPHNDEFYNDIEDLPQTNPPEETQNTRDRADQSSSHEPQVEIRTSTRIDVEAQTKGPENSVTVETFDKQPINENEIPETPMPKNSPELPGLTDITEIFAVTYGPADTIATLHTNGETDEPHKDEFQVPSTTPKSYITTTPSGTLYSSNLMPISEAIGLSSQPIEFPTQSPVSEIQSSDHESTTPMGTSTLASENSDTSRSSSLTNSQASLESTIKPKILELQTVMSNVPSMVPNFTDGPSEQQENSTDHQILDSHNSSVPSNQLNSVAPKYASSSSPALSVQQSTIVAATEVSGSPEDQSSTAPLSSKVPTTQPLPGSPPSNPGPGSNPGGGGNWQMAQVWRSGKATLQPR, encoded by the exons ATGGACCAGAGTGCTTGTGGCTACCAGTTCCAATACAAATGCACAAATCCGGTGTTTCCACCATCGTCAATGGACGTATCTGCCTTCATTACAACTGCGGGGGACCACAAGGCTCTTCTTCGATTCCCGCCCAAGTCATTCGTTGCCAATCCCCTCGAAGATGGACGCTTTGAGTTCAGCTTTGACGAGTTCCTAAACATGAGCCCGGATATTCCGGAGGAGTTTGTGTTCCACTATCACGTCTATCAAAACGGAAGACTCGTGTCTAATATTACAGAAGTGCTAAAGAGGGGAG ATGATTGTCAAGGCATGTCAACAGGATCGGAGATGGAACTCATCACCGCCGAACCAAGTCCAGTCACGGTTTTCCAAGCCGCTCCATCGGGACAAGTGCCCAACATGAGTGCAGGAATAACAATTAGAGGCGGACCCCTTGGGATAGATTTTATCACCTTCCCCCCGGAAGAGAAGTACATTCCTCACAATGACGAATTTTATAACGATATCGAGGATTTGCCACAAACTAACCCGCCGGAAGAAACTCAAAATACAAGGGATCGAGCTGATCAATCATCTAGCCATGAGCCTCAAGTTGAGATAAGAACAAGTACTAGAATCGACGTGGAAGCACAAACAAAGGGCCCGGAAAATTCGGTAACTGTTGAGACGTTTGACAAGCAACCAATTAACGAAAACGAAATACCTGAGACACCTATGCCCAAAAATTCCCCAGAGTTACCAGGGTTGACGGATATAACTGAAATTTTTGCTGTGACTTATGGCCCTGCTGATACAATTGCAACCCTTCACACTAATGGCGAAACAGATGAGCCTCATAAGGACGAATTTCAGGTGCCATCGACTACACCCAAAAGTTACATTACAACAACACCTTCGGGCACTCTTTATAGCTCAAACCTAATGCCAATCTCAGAAGCCATCGGACTATCATCACAACCAATCGAGTTCCCCACTCAAAGTCCCGTCTCTGAAATTCAGTCTTCAGACCATGAATCCACAACACCTATGGGGACGTCAACCTTGGCTTCCGAAAATTCAGACACATCAAGGTCTTCCAGCCTAACGAACTCTCAAGCATCTTTGGAATCGACCATTAAACCCAAAATTTTGGAGCTACAGACTGTCATGTCCAATGTTCCGTCCATGGTTCCTAATTTCACGGATGGTCCTTCAGAACAACAAGAAAACTCCACTGACCATCAAATCTTGGATTCCCATAACTCTTCTGTGCCATCAAACCAACTCAATTCCGTTGCTCCTAAATATGCTAGTTCGTCTTCTCCAGCTCTTTCAGTACAACAATCCACGATAGTCGCCGCAACAGAAGTGTCTGGGTCTCCCGAGGATCAGTCCTCGACAG CCCCATTATCATCTAAAGTACCCACCACCCAACCGCTCCCTGGGTCTCCACCATCCAATCCTGGTCCAGGTTCCAATCCCGGCGGCGGTGGCAATTGGCAGATGGCACAAGTTTGGAGAAGCGGAAAAGCTACCCTTCAACCCCGATGA
- the LOC131881026 gene encoding mucin-2-like isoform X1 has translation MLAMSSCLTGTIVLTSILFSFGAAQNYGEPEATCDALTGFQAFSDRPARIVADCVWDFFACRKSAPSSSLRQAECCDLRFDNCCQYIMDPEAYMDSLPQPSNDPVYPGPPPRPPTPEPETTTTTEKPYIYADTMIGCIWQFNGCIASQVREGQPENICYQRFDECKMLMMGIPLSTTTPSTAYPTTTPSTTRAPYPTTTTSTTTTAYYPTTTTTPPPVAYPRNVNADPQIVRILQRQPVAVHPFQPQFVFRHQPRAGHKYQLYNGFQPGVIRTH, from the exons ATGTTAGCCATGTCTAGCTGCTTGACTGGGACGATTGTGCTTACCTCGATTCTCTTTTCCTTCG GTGCTGCTCAAAACTATGGCGAGCCTGAGGCCACGTGTGATGCCCTGACAGGATTCCAGGCTTTCAGTGACAGGCCGGCCAGGATTGTGG CTGATTGCGTTTGGGACTTTTTCGCCTGCCGGAAGTCTGCCCCGTCCTCGTCTTTGCGGCAAGCCGAATGCTGCGACCTCCGCTTTGACAACTGTTGCCAATACATAATGGATCCAGAGGCTTACATGGACTCTTTGCCCCAACCAAGCAATGACCCTGTATACCCTGGCCCACCACCGCGACCTCCAACGCCCGAGCCCgaaaccaccacaaccaccgaAAAACCATACATTTACGCCGATACTATGA TCGGGTGTATTTGGCAATTCAACGGTTGCATTGCGAGTCAAGTGAGGGAAGGGCAACCCGAAAACATTTGCTACCAGAGGTTTGACGAATGCAAAATGTTAATGATGGGTATTCCTTTGTCCACGACAACCCCCAGCACAGCTTATCCAACAACGACTCCCTCAACCACACGAGCTCCGTATCCAACAACTACAACTTCAACCACAACAACGGCGTACTATCCAACTACCACAACAACTCCGCCTCCCGTCGCCTATCCTAGAAACGTGAACGCCGATCCCCAAATAGTCCGAA TTCTCCAACGACAACCGGTGGCCGTTCATCCATTCCAACCTCAATTCGTATTTCGTCATCAACCTAGAGCTGGACACAAGTATCAACTCTACAATGGATTTCAACCCGGAGTCATCCGAACACATTAA
- the LOC131881026 gene encoding mucin-2-like isoform X2: MRFSKCFRTKKNSKNKNTLTDCVWDFFACRKSAPSSSLRQAECCDLRFDNCCQYIMDPEAYMDSLPQPSNDPVYPGPPPRPPTPEPETTTTTEKPYIYADTMIGCIWQFNGCIASQVREGQPENICYQRFDECKMLMMGIPLSTTTPSTAYPTTTPSTTRAPYPTTTTSTTTTAYYPTTTTTPPPVAYPRNVNADPQIVRILQRQPVAVHPFQPQFVFRHQPRAGHKYQLYNGFQPGVIRTH, encoded by the exons ATGCGTTTCTCGAAATGTTTtcggacaaaaaaaaattccaagaacaagaacacATTAA CTGATTGCGTTTGGGACTTTTTCGCCTGCCGGAAGTCTGCCCCGTCCTCGTCTTTGCGGCAAGCCGAATGCTGCGACCTCCGCTTTGACAACTGTTGCCAATACATAATGGATCCAGAGGCTTACATGGACTCTTTGCCCCAACCAAGCAATGACCCTGTATACCCTGGCCCACCACCGCGACCTCCAACGCCCGAGCCCgaaaccaccacaaccaccgaAAAACCATACATTTACGCCGATACTATGA TCGGGTGTATTTGGCAATTCAACGGTTGCATTGCGAGTCAAGTGAGGGAAGGGCAACCCGAAAACATTTGCTACCAGAGGTTTGACGAATGCAAAATGTTAATGATGGGTATTCCTTTGTCCACGACAACCCCCAGCACAGCTTATCCAACAACGACTCCCTCAACCACACGAGCTCCGTATCCAACAACTACAACTTCAACCACAACAACGGCGTACTATCCAACTACCACAACAACTCCGCCTCCCGTCGCCTATCCTAGAAACGTGAACGCCGATCCCCAAATAGTCCGAA TTCTCCAACGACAACCGGTGGCCGTTCATCCATTCCAACCTCAATTCGTATTTCGTCATCAACCTAGAGCTGGACACAAGTATCAACTCTACAATGGATTTCAACCCGGAGTCATCCGAACACATTAA